A single window of Chitinophaga sp. XS-30 DNA harbors:
- a CDS encoding HesA/MoeB/ThiF family protein gives MLSEKELSRYQHAIAVPGMGAALQEKLKAARILVIGAGGLGSPVVQYLSASGVGVIGIADYGVILEEDLHRQPLYNMQDLRKHKAKMAASRLFSLNPWNKHFPFLVQIRPDNALQIFSSFDLIVDCSQHRITHFVVSDACLALDKPFVTGEVHNWVAWWGGFNMPQPELAGRVASYRCNDFKVDDFRNFDAGAMGATHGATALLMVNEIIKYLAGVPGLAGKLHTFNYLHRKFEVSDLDADAAGIAAVKARGLLTAAEYGLEVVPDVED, from the coding sequence ATGTTGTCAGAAAAAGAACTATCAAGATATCAGCACGCTATTGCAGTGCCCGGCATGGGCGCCGCACTGCAGGAAAAATTAAAGGCCGCCCGCATCCTGGTGATCGGGGCAGGTGGATTGGGAAGCCCTGTGGTGCAATATCTTAGCGCTTCCGGTGTAGGGGTGATCGGTATTGCGGATTACGGTGTTATACTGGAAGAAGACCTGCACCGTCAGCCTTTATATAATATGCAGGACCTGCGGAAGCACAAAGCCAAGATGGCGGCCAGCCGGCTGTTTTCCCTCAATCCCTGGAACAAGCATTTTCCCTTCCTCGTGCAGATCCGTCCGGATAACGCCCTGCAGATATTCAGCAGTTTCGATCTGATTGTGGATTGTTCGCAACACCGCATTACCCATTTTGTGGTGAGTGATGCCTGCCTTGCGCTGGACAAGCCCTTTGTGACGGGGGAAGTCCACAACTGGGTGGCCTGGTGGGGCGGCTTTAATATGCCGCAGCCTGAACTGGCGGGCAGGGTGGCTTCCTACCGCTGTAACGACTTCAAGGTAGATGATTTCCGGAATTTCGATGCCGGCGCAATGGGCGCCACCCACGGCGCCACCGCCCTGCTGATGGTCAACGAGATCATCAAATACCTGGCGGGTGTTCCCGGTCTTGCCGGTAAACTCCACACTTTCAACTATCTGCACCGGAAGTTCGAGGTCAGCGACCTGGATGCCGATGCCGCAGGCATTGCCGCCGTAAAGGCCCGCGGGCTGCTCACCGCAGCGGAATATGGACTCGAAGTAGTGCCGGATGTAGAGGATTGA
- a CDS encoding alpha/beta hydrolase, with protein MSFIRKHLKKIALWAIGIYLAGGITLYFLQDKLLFHPEVLPASYRFKFDVPFQEMLIPVNDEVKLSAVMFKAERPRGMVLYFHGNAKNINRYARMMTNFTRNNYDVLILDYREFGKSTGRLSEAALYEDALVMYKVARSRFAPWQIVIYGKSIGTGIAAQLAAVRDCRRLILETPYYSLEDAASEVAPIYPVGWMLNYELPTYAFLPKVTAPVTIFHGTEDNTVPYASGKKLEQLFKKGDEFVTLEGGRHNNLNDYPLFHQKLDSVLKQ; from the coding sequence ATGTCATTCATCCGGAAACATCTGAAGAAAATAGCGCTCTGGGCCATTGGTATCTATCTGGCTGGTGGCATAACATTGTATTTCCTGCAGGACAAATTGCTTTTCCATCCCGAGGTGCTGCCGGCCAGCTACCGGTTCAAATTCGACGTGCCTTTCCAGGAAATGCTGATACCGGTCAACGATGAAGTGAAGCTGAGCGCCGTCATGTTCAAAGCGGAACGCCCGCGCGGCATGGTGCTCTATTTTCATGGCAATGCAAAGAATATCAACCGGTATGCGCGAATGATGACCAATTTTACGAGGAACAACTATGATGTGCTGATACTCGATTACCGGGAGTTCGGCAAAAGCACCGGCCGCCTTTCCGAGGCAGCTTTGTATGAAGATGCGCTGGTGATGTACAAAGTGGCCCGCTCCCGTTTTGCGCCCTGGCAGATCGTGATCTACGGCAAGTCCATCGGCACCGGCATTGCGGCGCAGCTGGCAGCGGTACGGGACTGCAGGCGCCTCATCCTGGAAACACCCTACTACAGCCTTGAAGACGCCGCCTCCGAAGTGGCGCCTATCTATCCTGTTGGCTGGATGCTGAATTATGAGTTGCCGACCTATGCATTCCTGCCGAAAGTGACCGCGCCTGTGACGATCTTTCACGGCACGGAAGATAATACCGTGCCGTATGCGTCCGGTAAAAAACTGGAGCAGCTCTTCAAAAAGGGAGATGAGTTCGTGACGCTGGAAGGCGGGCGACACAATAACCTGAATGACTATCCGCTGTTCCACCAGAAGCTGGATTCGGTGCTGAAGCAGTAG
- a CDS encoding LD-carboxypeptidase: MIKIPPYLKKGDLIGVTCSSSKMDLQVAEYAAGVLASWGFRVHLGITVGTSFHNFSAPDELRLEELQDMMDDPEIKAIVFGRGGYGMICILDKIDFFRFRKHPKWICGYSDITALHAHLLQRQQIASIHSTMCSGITPSTFENIYVNSLREALLGKRSRYTCPVHPMNRQGKATGRLTGGNLSLLANITGSRSQVNTKGKILVLEDIGEYRYNVDRMMYNLKRAGWLDKLAGLIVGSFTEEHETETPFGQTEYEIIRNMVKEYDYPVCYGFPVGHQEQNVALKLGVQHELKVNGKEVSLREVK, translated from the coding sequence ATGATCAAAATTCCGCCGTATCTGAAAAAAGGCGACCTGATAGGCGTCACCTGCTCCAGCAGCAAAATGGACTTGCAGGTGGCTGAATATGCCGCCGGTGTTCTTGCATCCTGGGGCTTCCGCGTGCATCTGGGCATTACCGTCGGCACCAGTTTCCACAATTTTTCCGCGCCTGACGAACTGCGGCTGGAAGAGCTGCAGGATATGATGGACGACCCGGAGATCAAAGCGATCGTTTTCGGGCGGGGAGGTTATGGCATGATCTGCATCCTGGACAAGATCGATTTTTTCCGTTTCCGCAAACATCCGAAATGGATCTGCGGCTACAGCGATATTACCGCACTGCATGCGCACCTGCTGCAACGCCAGCAAATTGCCAGCATCCATTCCACCATGTGCAGCGGCATTACGCCCTCCACTTTCGAGAACATTTACGTCAACAGCCTGCGCGAAGCGCTGCTGGGCAAACGCAGCCGGTACACCTGCCCTGTTCACCCCATGAACCGCCAGGGAAAGGCAACCGGCAGGCTCACCGGCGGCAACCTGTCCCTCCTGGCCAATATTACCGGCTCCCGCTCCCAGGTGAATACCAAAGGCAAAATACTGGTGCTGGAAGATATCGGGGAATACCGGTATAATGTGGACCGTATGATGTATAACCTGAAAAGGGCCGGGTGGCTGGACAAGCTGGCGGGGCTGATCGTAGGCTCCTTCACCGAAGAACATGAAACGGAAACCCCTTTCGGCCAAACCGAATACGAGATCATCCGCAATATGGTGAAAGAGTATGATTACCCGGTATGTTACGGTTTTCCGGTGGGGCACCAGGAGCAGAATGTTGCGCTGAAGCTGGGGGTGCAGCATGAGCTGAAGGTGAACGGGAAAGAAGTATCGCTGCGGGAGGTAAAGTAA
- a CDS encoding sensor histidine kinase KdpD, with amino-acid sequence MLPLKKIFPVIIALITLSLLGIIFIQVSWIRNAAHIKKEQRDQRMQTVAYTVAAELYKGTKFPLGKVKVDSRVSKDGSASRFSFDPIDLQRLPSSVSDVFDSRDVYEMIKRGMIENKLDTVFEFGVNNINGAKLYSPGYWNASLRASKDSANLLMYLSPVVEDGQQLNLETDETLVIIVPESSLTSLQSLGWMIFGSVLFTTIIVTAFALTIRTLFGQKKLSEIKSDFINNMTHELKTPLATISLAIDAIGNEKVMDNRDKIRYFSGIIKEENKRMNKQVESILQSALLEKEELTLNLQPIDIHQLITSTVENLQLQLDGKNGKVYLQLNAHQPIINADEVHISNLVFNLLDNAIKYSKENLEVRITTSNTRKSLVISVADNGIGMSRDTVSRIFEKFYRAHTGNVHNVKGFGLGLSYVKAIVDAHKGKIKVESIMGKGSRFTLEFPQD; translated from the coding sequence ATGTTGCCACTTAAGAAGATATTTCCTGTCATCATAGCACTGATCACCTTGTCGCTGTTGGGTATCATTTTCATACAGGTAAGCTGGATACGCAATGCCGCGCATATCAAGAAGGAGCAGCGCGATCAGCGGATGCAGACGGTTGCCTACACAGTGGCCGCGGAGCTTTACAAGGGAACGAAATTCCCGCTGGGAAAGGTGAAAGTGGACAGCCGGGTATCCAAGGACGGCAGTGCCAGCCGCTTCAGTTTCGACCCCATCGATCTGCAAAGACTGCCTTCTTCCGTGAGCGATGTATTTGATTCCCGCGATGTATATGAGATGATCAAGCGGGGCATGATAGAGAACAAACTCGATACGGTATTCGAATTCGGCGTGAATAACATCAACGGTGCAAAGCTTTATTCACCGGGCTATTGGAATGCTTCCCTCAGGGCTTCGAAAGACAGCGCCAACCTCCTGATGTACCTGTCTCCCGTTGTGGAAGACGGACAGCAGCTGAACCTGGAAACGGATGAAACGCTGGTGATCATCGTTCCCGAGAGCAGCCTCACCTCCCTGCAATCCCTCGGATGGATGATATTCGGCAGCGTATTGTTCACCACCATTATCGTTACCGCATTTGCCCTGACCATCCGCACCCTTTTCGGGCAGAAAAAGCTCTCGGAGATCAAAAGCGATTTCATCAACAATATGACCCATGAGCTGAAAACGCCACTGGCCACCATTTCGCTGGCCATCGATGCCATCGGCAACGAAAAGGTTATGGACAACCGCGACAAGATCCGTTACTTCTCCGGTATCATTAAAGAAGAAAATAAACGGATGAACAAGCAGGTGGAATCCATTCTGCAATCCGCCCTGCTGGAAAAGGAAGAACTGACGCTCAACCTTCAACCCATAGATATTCATCAGCTGATCACATCTACCGTGGAGAACCTGCAGCTGCAGCTGGACGGGAAGAACGGCAAGGTGTATCTTCAGCTGAATGCGCATCAGCCGATCATCAATGCGGATGAAGTGCATATCTCCAACCTGGTTTTCAACCTGCTGGACAATGCCATCAAGTATTCGAAAGAGAACCTTGAAGTGCGCATTACCACCAGCAATACCCGCAAGAGCCTGGTGATCTCCGTTGCGGATAACGGCATTGGCATGAGCCGCGATACCGTATCCCGCATCTTTGAGAAATTCTACCGCGCACATACCGGTAACGTGCATAACGTCAAAGGCTTCGGCCTGGGGCTCAGCTATGTGAAAGCGATCGTGGATGCACATAAAGGGAAGATAAAAGTAGAGAGCATTATGGGTAAGGGAAGCCGGTTCACGCTGGAGTTTCCGCAGGACTAG
- a CDS encoding AraC family transcriptional regulator — protein sequence MENIQRQFIMALLAYAVQRDVNPAQLCSLADIDYKAIHQHPDFHITPQQQEQLWKQASQVTRDPLFGLHFGESLQLAALGVVGQIIQTSATISEALTNACALVKLTTDMFDMQIRHGKNSFSIHLLTDKKMAASYPFTYRHTADYLMVFVIHEMDGLLLEKTIPVEVSLPYYQAEPYEYTRVFRCAAVRRGDAFVLEFPARYLDLPVLSANYELQHLLLQKMNTLLQQSAPAAGWRNRIYNYLLTNSYLHTLSLEAVARNFNISTRSLQRKLKEEGCTYLEIVDEVRKNLAINYLTNRQLSVKDVTYILGYNEQSAFLRAFKRWTGGTPGSYRKKAEAGNRPAI from the coding sequence ATGGAGAACATTCAGCGACAATTCATCATGGCCTTACTGGCTTATGCCGTACAGCGGGATGTCAATCCCGCGCAGTTATGCAGCCTGGCGGACATCGATTACAAAGCCATTCATCAGCATCCCGATTTCCATATCACCCCGCAACAGCAGGAACAGCTCTGGAAGCAGGCCAGCCAGGTTACGCGCGACCCGCTGTTCGGCCTTCATTTCGGGGAATCCCTGCAGCTGGCAGCCCTTGGTGTGGTGGGGCAGATCATTCAGACCAGCGCCACCATCAGCGAAGCCCTTACCAATGCCTGTGCATTGGTGAAGCTGACTACCGATATGTTCGACATGCAGATCCGGCACGGAAAGAACAGTTTTTCCATCCATCTGCTGACAGATAAAAAAATGGCGGCATCATATCCTTTCACATACCGGCATACGGCGGATTACCTGATGGTATTCGTCATCCATGAGATGGATGGTTTGCTGCTGGAAAAAACAATACCGGTAGAAGTGAGCCTGCCGTATTACCAGGCGGAGCCTTATGAATATACCCGGGTGTTCAGGTGTGCGGCGGTAAGGAGAGGTGATGCGTTTGTGCTGGAATTCCCTGCCCGGTATCTGGACCTCCCGGTATTGTCCGCCAACTACGAGCTGCAGCACCTGCTACTTCAGAAAATGAATACCCTTTTGCAGCAGAGCGCACCCGCCGCCGGTTGGCGGAACAGGATATACAACTATCTGCTCACCAATTCCTACCTGCATACCTTGTCTCTGGAAGCTGTCGCGCGCAATTTCAACATCAGTACGCGCTCGCTTCAAAGGAAGCTGAAGGAGGAGGGATGTACATACCTTGAGATCGTGGATGAGGTAAGGAAGAACCTGGCCATTAATTACCTCACCAACCGGCAGTTGTCCGTCAAGGATGTGACGTATATACTTGGTTATAACGAACAGAGCGCCTTTTTGCGGGCTTTTAAAAGATGGACGGGAGGGACGCCGGGCAGTTACCGGAAAAAAGCGGAAGCGGGCAACCGGCCTGCCATCTGA
- a CDS encoding ABC transporter ATP-binding protein, which yields MEQTHILSLHQVSKHYGPIQALKEVSFDVPAGSVFGVLGPNGSGKTTLLGIVMDVLKANAGTYRWFGQEPHADLRKRIGTLLETPNFYHYYSAVRNLQISAAIKGRGEDDIERVLRLAGLWERKDSKFSTFSLGMKQRLAIAGALLGKPEILLLDEPTNGLDPAGIAEIRDLIRQLGEQGTTVIMASHLLDEVEKVCTHVAILKKGVLLTAGHVDEVLSNEDMIEIGAADLAMLESVLTALPGIKSLRRHNGSFQVVFTESRTAEQVNRHCFEKGITLSYLAVRRKSLEARFIELTN from the coding sequence TTGGAACAGACACACATCTTATCCCTTCACCAGGTCTCCAAGCACTACGGCCCCATCCAGGCACTAAAGGAAGTATCCTTTGATGTACCGGCCGGCAGCGTGTTTGGCGTACTGGGCCCCAACGGCAGTGGCAAAACCACCCTGCTGGGCATTGTTATGGACGTACTGAAGGCCAACGCCGGCACTTACAGATGGTTCGGGCAGGAGCCGCATGCCGACCTCCGCAAACGGATCGGCACCCTCCTGGAAACCCCTAACTTCTATCACTACTATTCCGCTGTGCGCAACCTGCAGATCAGCGCCGCCATCAAAGGCCGCGGTGAAGATGATATCGAGCGCGTACTGCGCCTGGCGGGATTATGGGAGCGAAAGGACTCGAAGTTCAGCACCTTTTCTCTCGGTATGAAGCAACGCCTTGCCATCGCCGGGGCCCTGCTGGGAAAACCCGAGATATTGCTGCTGGATGAGCCCACCAACGGCCTGGACCCCGCCGGTATCGCAGAGATTCGGGACCTGATCCGCCAGCTCGGCGAACAGGGCACCACTGTTATTATGGCCAGCCACCTGCTGGATGAAGTGGAAAAGGTCTGCACCCATGTGGCCATCCTCAAAAAAGGCGTACTGCTTACGGCCGGGCATGTAGACGAAGTACTGTCCAATGAAGACATGATCGAGATCGGCGCGGCGGACCTCGCCATGCTGGAAAGTGTGTTGACCGCATTGCCCGGCATCAAGTCCCTCCGCAGGCACAACGGCAGCTTCCAGGTAGTGTTCACCGAAAGCCGTACGGCAGAACAGGTGAACCGGCACTGCTTTGAGAAAGGCATCACCCTCAGTTACCTTGCCGTTCGCAGAAAGAGCCTGGAAGCCAGGTTCATTGAATTAACCAATTGA
- the metG gene encoding methionine--tRNA ligase translates to MKQFNRTLVTAALPYANGPVHIGHLAGCYLPADIYVRYLRARKADVKFIGGTDEHGVPITIKAMQENVSPQDIVDKYYLIIRDSFDAMGISFDIFSRTSRQIHHETAAGFFKKMYDDGLFEEKESEQYFDEIKQVFLADRYIIGTCPKCGNPGAYGDQCERCGSSLSPDELINPRSALSDAVPVKKKTKHWYMPLQNYEPWLKQYIIEDHKEWKNNVYGQCKSWLDNGLQSRAMTRDSNWGIKVPLKDAEGKVLYVWFDAPIGYISATRELTDQWEDYWCREDSRLIHFIGKDNIVFHCIIFPAMLKGHGGYVVPDNVPANEFLNIEGEKVSTSRNWAVWVHDYVKDFPDQQDVLRYVLCATAPETKDNDFTWKDFQDRNNNELVANLGNFVNRTMVLMHKLCGGKVPPMHAAVKDATDDGIFAMLQEAKTRISESLETFRFRDALNEVMNVAREGNRYLQEKQPWILAKTPELQAQHQQQIDNCLHVCLQLTANLAIFINPFMPFTAKKICHMLKVVERLLEWENAGSMKLVSVGYSLRPPELLFKKIEDDQVKAQVDKLHAGLKKTAAPAAPTAAAPAPAAPAAAEAPVPEAKPQIQYDDFAKLDLKVGTITQAEKVEKADKLLKLTVDLGAEQRTVVSGIAMHFLPEEIVGKQVTLVANLAPRKMRGIESQGMILMAEDKDGRLVFVNPDNAVTPGSGVS, encoded by the coding sequence ATGAAACAATTCAACAGAACCCTGGTCACAGCAGCCCTGCCCTATGCAAATGGTCCCGTTCACATCGGGCACCTGGCCGGCTGTTACCTGCCGGCGGACATATACGTCCGGTATCTGAGGGCCAGGAAAGCAGACGTAAAATTTATCGGCGGAACAGATGAACATGGCGTGCCTATCACCATCAAAGCCATGCAGGAGAACGTCAGCCCGCAGGATATCGTGGACAAATACTATTTGATCATCAGGGACAGCTTTGATGCCATGGGCATCTCTTTCGATATATTTTCCCGCACCTCCCGCCAGATCCATCATGAAACAGCTGCCGGGTTCTTTAAAAAAATGTATGACGACGGCCTTTTCGAAGAAAAGGAGTCCGAACAATATTTCGACGAGATCAAACAGGTATTCCTGGCCGACCGTTACATCATCGGCACCTGCCCGAAATGCGGCAACCCGGGTGCTTATGGCGACCAGTGCGAGCGCTGCGGTTCGTCTTTAAGTCCGGATGAGCTGATCAACCCCCGTTCCGCCCTCAGCGATGCCGTACCGGTAAAAAAGAAAACGAAGCACTGGTACATGCCGCTGCAAAACTATGAACCCTGGCTGAAACAATACATCATTGAAGACCATAAGGAATGGAAGAACAATGTGTACGGGCAGTGCAAAAGCTGGCTGGATAACGGCCTGCAAAGCCGCGCCATGACGCGGGACAGCAACTGGGGCATCAAAGTGCCGCTGAAAGACGCCGAAGGCAAAGTGCTGTACGTATGGTTCGATGCGCCCATCGGTTACATCTCCGCCACCCGGGAGCTTACGGACCAGTGGGAAGATTACTGGTGCCGGGAAGACAGCCGCCTGATACATTTTATCGGGAAGGACAATATCGTGTTCCACTGCATCATTTTCCCCGCCATGCTGAAAGGCCACGGCGGATATGTGGTGCCGGACAATGTGCCCGCCAATGAATTTCTCAATATAGAAGGGGAAAAAGTATCCACTTCCCGCAACTGGGCGGTATGGGTGCATGATTATGTGAAGGATTTTCCGGATCAGCAGGACGTGCTGCGCTATGTGCTTTGCGCCACCGCACCGGAGACGAAGGACAACGATTTCACCTGGAAGGATTTCCAGGACCGCAATAACAATGAGCTGGTGGCCAACCTCGGCAATTTTGTGAACCGCACCATGGTGCTGATGCACAAACTCTGCGGCGGTAAAGTGCCGCCCATGCATGCCGCGGTAAAAGACGCCACCGATGACGGCATCTTTGCCATGCTGCAGGAAGCGAAAACGAGAATATCCGAATCCCTCGAAACCTTCCGTTTCCGCGATGCGCTGAATGAAGTAATGAACGTAGCGCGGGAAGGGAACCGCTACCTGCAGGAAAAACAGCCCTGGATACTGGCCAAAACCCCTGAGCTCCAGGCGCAGCATCAGCAGCAGATCGACAACTGCCTGCATGTATGCCTGCAGCTCACCGCCAACCTCGCCATTTTCATCAATCCTTTCATGCCCTTTACGGCAAAGAAGATCTGCCATATGCTGAAAGTGGTGGAGCGGCTGCTGGAATGGGAGAACGCCGGCAGTATGAAACTCGTCAGCGTAGGGTATTCCCTGCGCCCGCCGGAACTGCTGTTCAAAAAGATAGAAGATGATCAGGTAAAAGCCCAGGTGGACAAGCTGCATGCAGGGCTGAAGAAAACAGCGGCACCCGCAGCACCTACAGCTGCAGCACCCGCACCGGCAGCGCCCGCAGCCGCTGAAGCTCCCGTCCCCGAAGCCAAACCCCAGATCCAGTATGACGATTTTGCGAAGCTGGACCTGAAAGTAGGCACCATCACCCAGGCAGAGAAAGTGGAAAAAGCGGATAAACTGCTGAAGCTCACGGTAGACCTGGGTGCTGAGCAACGCACGGTCGTATCCGGTATTGCCATGCACTTTTTGCCGGAGGAGATCGTGGGCAAACAGGTAACACTGGTCGCCAACCTGGCACCCCGCAAGATGCGCGGCATCGAAAGCCAGGGTATGATACTGATGGCTGAGGATAAAGACGGCCGCCTGGTATTCGTGAACCCCGATAATGCGGTAACACCCGGCAGCGGCGTCAGCTGA
- a CDS encoding 3-hydroxyacyl-CoA dehydrogenase/enoyl-CoA hydratase family protein — protein MQRRINKVAVLGSGVMGSRIACLFAGAGVKVLLLDIVPKEPNAAEKAKGLTTEHPAVRNRIVNEALQAAIKSNPSPLFTKDSARHISTGNFTDDMKSIADCDWVIEVVVENLDIKKKVFEQVEQFRKPGTLITSNTSGIPIHLMTEGRSEDFSKHFCGTHFFNPPRYLRLLEIIPTPLTDPAVVDFLMHYGDLYLGKTTVLCKDTPAFIANRVGVFSIMAIFHIMQDMGLGIDEVDALTGPVIGRPKSATFRTADVVGIDTLVKVAKGVAENAPGDEAKAIMEIPPFLQKVVENNWLGDKTGQGFYKKTKGEGGRTEILTLDLRTMEYGPKQKAKFASIEAAKPLEDLKQRIKALAQSGDKAGQFYQRFHAHLFSYISHRIPEIADDLYKVDDAMKAGFGWEVGAFETWDLLGVENGLKLIKDSKLTAAAWVEDMLAAGVKQFYKVDDGKKHYYDLASKSYKPVSGEDNFIILENLSHNVVWKNSACHLYDLGDGILNLEWKTKMNTIGGEVLEGVHKAVDRAEKDFRGLVLGNDGANFSAGANVGMIFMLAAEQEYDELDMAVRLFQKSTMRLRYSSIPVIVAPHGLTLGGGCEMSLHADAVQGAAETYIGLVELGVGLIPGGGGTKEMALRASDAYSEGLVENVILQDKYLTIAQAKVATSGYEAFELGILREGVDAISMNPSRVIADAKEKAIELADAGYTRPIERTDIRVLGRSALGAMLAGINGMKTGNYISAYDAKLATKLAYVMCGGDLSEPTLVSEQYLLDLEREAFLSLCGERNTLERLQHMLKTGKPLRN, from the coding sequence ATGCAAAGAAGGATCAACAAGGTCGCCGTGCTCGGTTCCGGTGTTATGGGTTCAAGGATTGCCTGTCTCTTTGCAGGCGCGGGAGTTAAGGTACTGCTGCTGGACATTGTGCCGAAAGAGCCGAATGCGGCGGAGAAGGCCAAAGGGTTAACCACAGAACATCCGGCAGTCAGGAACAGGATCGTGAATGAAGCGCTGCAGGCCGCCATCAAATCCAACCCCTCACCCCTGTTCACGAAGGACTCCGCCCGCCACATCAGCACCGGCAATTTCACGGACGATATGAAATCCATCGCCGATTGCGACTGGGTGATAGAAGTAGTGGTGGAGAACCTGGACATCAAGAAGAAGGTCTTCGAACAGGTGGAGCAGTTCCGCAAACCCGGCACGCTGATCACTTCCAATACCTCCGGCATTCCCATCCACCTGATGACGGAAGGCCGCAGCGAAGATTTTTCAAAGCATTTCTGCGGTACCCACTTTTTCAACCCGCCGCGTTACCTGCGCCTGCTGGAGATCATTCCCACTCCGCTTACAGACCCTGCGGTGGTGGACTTCCTGATGCATTACGGCGATCTCTACCTCGGTAAAACCACTGTGCTGTGCAAGGATACACCCGCCTTCATCGCCAACCGCGTAGGCGTATTCTCCATCATGGCCATCTTTCATATCATGCAGGACATGGGTCTGGGCATCGATGAAGTGGACGCGCTCACCGGTCCCGTTATCGGCCGGCCAAAGTCAGCCACCTTCCGCACGGCGGATGTGGTAGGTATTGATACCCTCGTGAAAGTAGCGAAAGGTGTGGCGGAAAATGCTCCGGGAGATGAAGCCAAAGCCATTATGGAAATCCCGCCCTTCCTCCAGAAAGTAGTGGAGAACAACTGGCTCGGCGATAAAACCGGGCAGGGCTTTTACAAGAAAACAAAAGGAGAAGGTGGCCGCACGGAGATACTGACGCTGGACCTCCGGACCATGGAATACGGCCCCAAACAAAAGGCGAAATTCGCCAGCATTGAAGCCGCCAAACCGCTGGAAGACCTCAAGCAGCGTATCAAGGCGCTGGCACAGTCCGGCGACAAGGCCGGCCAGTTCTACCAGCGTTTTCATGCACACCTGTTTTCGTATATCAGCCACCGTATCCCGGAAATAGCAGACGACCTCTACAAAGTGGATGACGCCATGAAAGCCGGTTTCGGATGGGAAGTGGGCGCATTCGAAACATGGGACCTGCTGGGCGTGGAGAACGGGCTGAAGCTGATCAAAGACAGCAAGCTGACCGCCGCCGCCTGGGTGGAGGATATGCTGGCTGCCGGCGTGAAGCAGTTTTACAAGGTAGACGACGGCAAAAAGCATTATTACGACCTGGCATCCAAAAGCTATAAACCGGTATCGGGAGAAGATAATTTCATCATACTGGAAAACCTTTCCCATAACGTAGTATGGAAGAACAGCGCCTGCCATCTCTATGATCTCGGCGACGGCATCCTCAACCTGGAATGGAAAACGAAGATGAACACCATCGGCGGGGAAGTGCTGGAAGGCGTACATAAGGCAGTGGACCGTGCGGAAAAGGATTTCCGCGGGCTGGTGCTTGGCAACGACGGCGCCAACTTTTCCGCAGGCGCCAACGTGGGCATGATCTTCATGCTGGCGGCAGAGCAGGAGTATGATGAGCTGGATATGGCCGTGCGCCTCTTCCAGAAAAGCACCATGCGCCTCCGTTATTCCTCCATTCCCGTGATTGTGGCGCCGCATGGCCTTACGCTCGGCGGCGGCTGCGAAATGAGTCTGCATGCAGATGCGGTGCAGGGAGCGGCGGAAACCTATATCGGGCTGGTGGAACTGGGCGTGGGCCTGATTCCCGGCGGCGGCGGCACCAAAGAAATGGCCCTCCGCGCTTCCGATGCCTACAGCGAAGGGCTGGTGGAAAATGTGATCCTGCAGGACAAGTACCTGACCATCGCCCAGGCAAAAGTGGCCACTTCAGGGTATGAGGCCTTTGAGCTGGGCATTCTGCGTGAAGGGGTGGACGCCATCAGCATGAACCCCTCCCGGGTGATCGCGGACGCGAAGGAAAAAGCCATTGAGCTGGCGGACGCAGGATATACCCGCCCCATTGAACGGACGGATATCCGCGTACTGGGCCGTTCCGCGCTGGGCGCCATGCTGGCAGGCATCAACGGCATGAAAACCGGTAATTATATTTCAGCATACGACGCAAAGCTCGCCACAAAACTCGCCTATGTTATGTGCGGTGGCGACCTCAGTGAGCCAACGCTGGTCAGCGAGCAATACCTGCTGGACCTGGAAAGGGAAGCATTCCTCAGCCTCTGCGGGGAACGCAATACCCTCGAAAGGCTGCAGCATATGCTCAAAACCGGCAAGCCCCTGCGCAATTGA